Proteins encoded together in one Papaver somniferum cultivar HN1 unplaced genomic scaffold, ASM357369v1 unplaced-scaffold_119, whole genome shotgun sequence window:
- the LOC113330799 gene encoding flowering time control protein FY-like has product MAGRVPSNFPVLDGPSTPGPFATALPRNEGTIPGIGVAMPLSIDTSDQGEQQQQSFPVSMPGGAPPLPPGPHPSLLAPAQSYQQFSHHMPPQQQQQHQPYQQQMPSLQVPPSNISQMQPPPSHLSLLPHSHLSRPPPMAGSLPMPSLSNSPQLPPTPGQLGMQGPTNQMVPPMPQGHMTGMNQMHSGSVPANALQQPPRGWLCKWDT; this is encoded by the exons ATGGCGGGTCGTGTGCCCAGTAACTTCCCAGTACTTGATGGCCCATCAACTCCAGGACCTTTTGCTACTGCTCTGCCTCGAAATGAAGGAACCATTCCTGGTATTGGAGTTGCAATGCCATTATCTATTGACACATCTGATCAAGGAGAGCAACAACAGCAATCTTTTCCAGTTTCTATGCCTGGCGGGGCTCCTCCCCTTCCACCAGGTCCACATCCATCTCTTCTTGCCCCAGCTCAATCTTATCAGCAATTTTCTCATCATATGCCaccccaacaacaacaacaacatcaaccatACCAACAGCAAATGCCTTCTTTACAAGTCCCACCCTCAAATATATCGCAGatgcaaccaccaccatctcattTGTCCCTCCTACCACATTCTCATTTGTCTCGCCCTCCCCCAATGGCAGGTTCTTTGCCCATGCCCTCGTTGTCTAACTCACCACAATTGCCACCAACGCCTGGTCAACTG GGAATGCAAGGTCCGACCAATCAGATGGTCCCTCCAATGCCACAAGGACATATGACGGGTATGAATCAAATGCATTCAGGATCTGTACCAGCTAATGCTCTACAGCAACCTCCACGCGGGTGGTTATGCAAATGGGATACCTAA